From Zea mays cultivar B73 chromosome 3, Zm-B73-REFERENCE-NAM-5.0, whole genome shotgun sequence:
gtccgcgcctgagcccggacggtccgcgcacggtctcggacggtccttgcttttccttcggacggtccgtagtgcatacttggatttttgcattggttctgtccgagtgtcatcctggtgttgcggacagtccgccgcaagggcccggacggtccgcgcttggcctgtttttccaaaaagcttctcctgtccggaataatctacggtattccggacagtcgatttagtatagttgtagatgaacctttgacacctgtagaacatataatctagagcaaactagttagtccaattatttgtgttgggcaattcaaccaccaaaattaattaggaactagatgtaagcctaattccctttcagttctcatttgcattggcaAGCTTAAGCCTTCTTAGTAAGGATAATATGTGTGTACATGAGTTAGTAACCAACAAAGTAGTGGTGTAGTGATTACAGGAGTTTCTTGCGTCACCGGAAAACTTTAGATCATCAACATTGAGATCTCCACCCCCAAATGACTTATCGAAAGATTGGGTTCCTTACTCTATCACGTGGTATCAGATTTCAAGTTGCCCAAGTATCTTACTTAGTTTTTCCTTAGTAGATTGAATCCATTTTTCATTACTGAAAGTCGcctggagggggtgaataggcaaaacctataaattataaactttaaacacaaaACTTCACCccgaggttagtgttagaatGAGTAGTAATGaaatcggagtgcggaagatagttcttcttgtcatgagttgctcaatcaatgctgataactttgggagctagcTCAAAAATGATTGCAAGAAAGATAACTTAGAGAGATGGGAAGGAAGAATCAAATCGCAATAAAATATTAACACAAAGACACGTGCGATTTATTTCTTGAGGttcagttctaaagaacctaccccccattgaggaggccacatagGTCAGGTCTCTTTGAACCTTGCCCTCTCTCAAACCATCAATTAGATCGGtttagtgcttcttcttaatcttgaGGGTCACTCAGACCCcgcgaggatcaccacacaattaggtgtctcttgctagctttacaagtcacctGGGAGtttggaaggagatgaagaaagcatgaCCAAGAAACCAAGCAACAAAGAGCGACAAATGAAACACTAGCTCACACTCTCTAGAATCTCTCATAAGGCACTTATAATGTGTTTGGTTGCGGGATAGTTGGGGATAGGCAGGACAGGGACGTCCCCTGGCTTcctctctcgtccctccaattttAAGGAACAACTGGGGACTACAATGGGATAGTCCTATCCCAACTCTGACCCTGAATCAAACAACCTTATTTAAGGGATCGTCCTATCCCATCCCGTTGTATCAttacaaccaaacacacccttaatcaCTAAGGAACGCAATCATAATTGTTGCACTTGGAGGATCTTTGATGCTTGTGTGGGGCTTTGGAATAAACTCTAGCTCTTTGCAATGAATGTGGGAGTTGAAATGCTTAGGTGCCttcaatggaggtggttggggttgtatttatagccaccaatcaCTTTCTAGTTGTTGCCCACTTTCTGCCAACCGCGAacagtccgcccctgcacatcaacggctgaaatcgcaacgatcaatagtaacggctatatcaacggctataagtgcattaaatgtgtcgtcagatgtctgATAAAGAAGTCGCGGACGGACCGGTCATGCACCCCGGATGGTCCGTGAGGACGCTAAAAATAAATTTTAACGAACCCAGCACCTTTGGGGTTTTCTGGTTTTCAACGGGCGGACGATCTGCGCCATAGGGATAGACGGTCCATGCTTGGTCCTAGACGGTGTTCTTCTCTCCTTCAGACAATTCATAGTAGAAGTTCTAAAATTTGCATAGTTCCTGTACAAGGTGCACCGAGgtgtcgcggacagtccgccggaAGGGGCCGGACGGTCAGCGCACAAGTGATTTCTCCAAAAAaactctcctgtccggaataacctacgttattccggacagtcgatttagaatagataTGGATGGACTTATGTACATGTGAAACaaccaactaggcaaactagttaatccaataGGTTGTGagggtcatcaagcaccaaaatcaatttagagaAAATGATAaaggtcatttccctttcaattacctAGAGTCCCTAAAAAACCTCACAAAATCTGTACCTCCTATCGATGTTAGAGCCTGCAATTTTGTTTAAAactgttttgttgagtttgttttTCATGTGGTTTGAGTTTGTTGCTCGTATAGCATCGTATGTTAGGTCATAGTTCTTTGCTTCTACTTGTGTTTCTTCTGCTATCCCACATCCACCAACCGAAACATCAATTTGATCCTTTGTGCTATTCGGTTTGCCCTTGCTAGTTGTCTTTATGTAAACTCTTGTTGTCGCGAAACCTAGCTAGATCATAAACCCTTTGAGCCTTTCATCCTTCACTAAAGCTATTTTCACAAATGCAGGCAAAAAAGGTAAGTGTTTAGCAGTCCGTAGTAGCCTCTAGCGGCTAGAAGCTAGAAAAAAACTAAAACAAATAGGCCCATTATATACCCTCTTAGGCTCGTCCGCACGGTCCTGTTACAAATGCTCCTGTGGGCCTTGGCTCGGTAGGCTAAGGTGGATTGTGAGGCGTCATGACCAAGGATTACAAAACTGCTTAAAAACTAGTCCAGTTTCCGGTTATCGGACTAGACTAACAATTTTCTAGTCGTGTTTAAAATTCAAAAACTTTGGTAAAATTTATAAAAAATGAAATCGGTAAAAACAGTGAAACTCGATAAAAATAGTGGTTTCCCGCATAGAAATCCGATAAAATGTTTTATTTGAATTTGGAATGCAAATCGGTCGAAAATTTGAGGATCAGTTTCTCTGTCAGGAAAACTGGTTTCTCTATGAGAATCACCGGTTTCTTGGTCAGTTTTAGCGGTTTACGACGGTATTTAAATCATCACTATATCATCACTGGGAATGATTCCCAGTTACATAATACATGGAAATTATTTTGAGGTCAAAAAATCGTTATTGCTTATCATACCTATAAGGTGCACCTTTTTCGAAAGCCTATATCAAAAGACCGATCGTAAAGTTTTTCCGAgtgtgagtgaggacaaagtgtatagaggtgAACTGTGACTTCATAGGCCAATGtttagagggtgtttggtttctaaggactaatttttagtccctatattttattctattttagttcaaaattgtcaaatatagaaactaaaattctattttaatttctatatttggcaatttatagactaaaatgaataaaaataaagggactaaacattagtccctataaaccaaacacccccttaatatgATTCATATAATACCAATGCCATCAAGTGCACCTTATTTTTGGGAAGTTTATCTAAAAACAATCTGGATTAAATGTGTTTAGCTTAGATTTTTTTTTTTGGGGATGTGACAAAAATTCCCCTCGAGAGTAATCACTGCTGATCGTACTGTCCGTGAGAGACTGAAGTGTTACAAATTAACTTGAAGTTCTGTTACGAATTAACTTAAAAGTATAACTTCGAGTAGCAACCTTTCTACATCGTAACCAATCCACGTGAGGATTTTCTAACTTTTGAATGATGACCGAACTTTCAGTATATCAACAAGCGAAGCTTGGTAATTGCCCAATTGATATTAAAGGCTAAGAAGTAGAACTTTGAGTAGCAACCTTATTAATTCTTTTCCCAATCCATGTGAGGATCATCTAACcttattaattaattatttggGGATCACGAAGAAGTAGAGCTTAGCTCAACAAGCGAAGCATAGGTTCCACCCTTCACCCGCATCAGGTCTTCATGCCTGCCTTTCTCGGCGACTGCCCCGTTCTTGAGGACAGCGATGACGTCCGCGCCTCTGACGGTGGACAGGCGATGCGCTACCACCACCGTGGTCCTACCGACCACCGCCTGGTCCAGCGCCTCCTGCACGACCCGCTCCGACTCGGCATCCAGCGCGCTGGTCGCCTCGTCCAGCAGGAGCACCTTGGGGTCCTTGACGACGGCCCTGGCGATGGCGACGCGCTGCTTCTGGCCACCGGACAGCTGGATGCCTCTCTCGCCGACAAGGGTGCTGTACCCGTCGGGCAGAGCCGATACGAACTGGTGCGCGTTGGCTgctccggcagcggcgacgaTCTCCTCTTCCGACGCCTCCCCCTGCTTCCCGTAGGCTATGTTGGCGCGGATGGTGTCGTTGAACAGCACTGGCTCTTGCGAGACCAGCCCGACCTGCTGCCGGAGCCAGCTGACTCTGAGGGCTCGGAGCTCCACGCCGTCGAAGAGGACCTTACCCGAGTCTGGATCGTAGAACCTTTCGAGCAGTGCGATCGCGGTGGACTTCCCGCTGCCGCTCTCCCCGACCAGTGCAACAGTCTGCAAGCAAGCGACAGCGACAGCGACAGTGTCAGGGAAGATCAGCTCAGATTCCATTTCTTGTTCTGGTGTGGAATTCGATTTGTTGACCTTTCCAGAAGGAATGCTTAGTGACAGATCCTTGAAGATCTGAACATTTGGCCGTAGCGGATACTTGAAGCACACGTTCTGGAAGTCGATCTCCCCCCTGACGCTCACGCCTGCGATGGTGATGCCCTCCTCGCAGCTGTAGTCGATCTTAGACTTTCGATCGAGGATTTCCAAGACAGACGCGGCCGCATCATTGGCCTTGGTGCTATCCGCGCCAACTGCGCTTGTTCGCGAGATCCCACTGGTGGCTAGAACCAATACAAAGAAGACCTGAGAGCCACTAGACAATTGAGGAGACGTCGAAACGATCAAGTGTGTGTGATGAGAGAATCACACTCACCCTGAACACCTGAGGAAACGTCGCCGTCCCTTGCTCAACGAACTTGGCACCGACATAGAAGCACAGAGCATACGTGAGGTAGAATGCCAGGAACGAGAACCCGAACCCCAGGCCACCAACGACACCTTCCCTGATCCCTTGCTTTATCGGAGACTCACATTTCCTCTCGTAGGCGTCCACCGCTTTCTTCTCGCCAGAAAACGACGCTACGGTTCTGATGCCGCCGACCGCGTCAGTGGCCACTTGGCTTGCTTCCTCATACTTGAGCTGCATATATATATCATCCCGCCAAACAATTAGACAGATCATGTACTCGCATGCATGCAGCAGTGGTTTACGGTTTACACAGATCATGTGTACCTACCTTCGCGTTTCTGTTGAGACCTTTAAGGAACTTCATCTGAGCATAGCCTTGGAAACCCACAAAGGGAACCACCACAGTGATGATCAGTGCCAGCTTCCAGTTTGCAACTGTTGCTATTGTGAAGCCTGATATGACAGTTGATAAAGTCTGCACATTGAGTGCTAAATTGTCCCCAACAAGCCGCTTAACGTTCATGGCATCGGTTGATAGTCTTGCACCAATTGATCCACTGGAATAAAAGAAAATGAAATACACCAGCTGGAGAAATGTTTCTTAAGATAACAGCAAAATAGATTGTTTTGAGAATAAAAAAAAACCAACACACCTTGAGTGTTCAGGTTCATCAAACCAGCTAATCTCTTGGCGCATTAAACTTTGGAATGTCAGTGATCGTACGCGCTCCACAAGCTTCCCACCAGCTAATCCGAATAGGAAATACTCTACTGGAATCAGAACAAATGCACAAGCACCCAACGCAACGAACATGCTTGCCCAGAACCTCGAGTCCTTCAGTAGTTCTGCAGGTGGCTCATAGAACACCTTTATTGCGGTGGAGATCAATGTGCCATATATTGGGAAAATAACGCCATGCATCGCAGCAGTTATAGAACCAAGTGCAAGGACAAGAGCTTCTGGTTTGTTTAGATACAAGAGTCTGCCAAGTGGAGCTTTCTTTGGAGCTCTGCTCGTTTTGTCAACAGTCTCTTCCACATCTGGAGATCCATTGAGTTCCATAGGATCAGGTAGACCAAGTGGAGCAGGGAAGGAGTGCCTACCACTGTGCCCAAACGAGGAAGATCCTTTACTAGTTGATCTCCTGGAGATACTTTGGCTTCTTGGTTTGCTATTAATAGACCTAGAGCCAATACCATTTGTTAGTACAATATCAGGGTCAACGCTTGAAAATTCTGCCCCTTGGCGTGTCTCTTGTAGATGTATCAGCTGAGAGTAAGCACCTTCAGGTATCTTCTTCATCAGTTCTACATGTGAGCCTGCCCAGAATTCACACAAGCAGAATTTATGCACCTAACCATGCAGCTCAAATATATCTACATTTTTTTTCCTCTTCTAAAGAGTAAATGAGTAAAGGAAAAACACATCTATTTCTAGGATTTTAGTTATTCTCCAAATTCCAGATATTATACCTTGTTCAACCACCTTCCCGTGTTGTAGGACAGATATCACATCAGCATTTTTCACTGTGCTTAGGCGATGAGCAACGATAATCGTAGTCCTTTCTAGCATGACCCTATTCAGAGCTTCTTGAACCACCCTCTCAGATTCCATATCCAATGCGCTAGTTGCTTCATCAAGTAGTAAGATCCTAGGGTTCTTTACGATTGCTCTAGCAATTGCTATTCTCTGCTTCTGTCCTCCAGACAGTTGAGTTCCACGTTCCCCAACCAATGTGTCAAGACCCTGTAATGTTCACAAAATATACTGGTTAATAATCTGTGGCAAAAAAAAAAGGTTAATATTATGACCGCATTAGTTTATATGTACATTTGGTAACTTATCGATGAATTTAGCAGCATTTGCAAGCTCAGTTGCTCTCTTGATCTCTTCAAGTGTTGAATTTTCCATTCCATAGGCAATGTTTTCCCTGATTGTAGTTGAGAACAACACTGGTTCTTGACTGACGAGACCAATTTTTCCTCTTATCCATCCAAGGTGCATCCTTCTAATGTCAACTCCGTCGATCAAAACTTGTCCAGCCCGTGGGTCGTAGAATCTCTCCACCAAACTGATCACGGTGGACTTCCCACTGCCACTCTCCCCCACTAGGGCCATAGTTGTGCCATTTGGTACTTGCAGCGAGAATCCATCAAATACCAAATGTTCAGACCTAGTAGGATAGCTGAAGTACACATCCTTCAGTTCAATGTCACCCTTTATGTCCTCCAATATGACACCTGTGGTATCATATATATCAATATCTGGTTTCCGTTCAATTGTCTTGAACATTCTATATGCTGCTCCTTGACCTTCAGCAAAAGCTGTTACTGATGGTGTTGCCTGACCTAAGGACCTATGGAACAAACATAGAAGCATTGCTCATTTATCATGAATGTTATTGATCATTTATGAATCTTCAGTGACCATGAAGTAATTAGGTTATGAGACTTACATTGCGCCAATCATGACAGCCATTATGACAGAGATAACCATGCCACCATTGTATCCTCGCTCAACTATCAGTCTAGATCCATACCAAACGGCCAAGCCATAGCTGCAAAACAAGACTGCCATTACGGAACCTAGTCCAAGTCCATTTACAGCACCTTCTTGTAGAGCAGATTCATATGCTTTTCGTATGAACTTGTTATATGTTCTTATAGCCTGCTTCTCACCATTGAACGACACAACCTTCAAAGCATAAGCAGATATATAAACTAGGTTACTGGAACATCATGATACTACATTATTACTAATCAACGAAGGAGGCAAGGATCAATAACCACAAAGAAGTGTCTAGCTAGTTGCACTAACCGTTCTAATAGCTCCAAGCATCTGTTCGACAACATTCCCAGCATCACCATATTTTGCTTGCATGCGAGTGGAGAGTCTTGTCATCAGCCTTGACACAATCGCACCAGCGATGGCGATTGGAGGAATGCTTGAGAGCATAACAAGGGCCAAGAGCCATCCTTTTACAAATGCAATAATAAAGCCACCAATAAAAGTAGAAAGAAGTTGTATGGACTTCCCAACCTAATGAAAATATACACACACCAAAGAGTTAATATGAAAACACTTCTTATGGTTTATCAACTATGTTCAGAAACAAAATGAGTACACATTTTTTTTCTTGAAGAATATTAAGTTACAAAGCTATCCAATATTTGATTGCAAGTTCATGATGCCGACATTTTATAATGTTAGGAAATAAAATAGACACAAAAATCTCTGTTAATTTTAAGGTGCCTACTACAACTCTATATAAGAATCCACGACTACAATGACAACCATGGCACCGAAAAAGTTTTCACCAGTACTCATGTGGCTCAGATAAATTATGTAATTTTGCATTTAGTCATCTTACTGACTTTGGTTTGTtatgttgaagtgtataagtgatTAACTACCTTCTTCCATTAGTTTAACCTTTTGGGTTAGACTAGTTAGTGTGTCCACTCTAACATAGTATCAAAGCCAGAGGTTTCGAGTTCGAATTCTAACAAAGGTTTTTATTTATGTCTCTACTCATGTATTTTCACGTTTGCGTCTCTCTCTGGTTGTGTTTGCACTTTTCTCTTTAGCTGCACGTGAGCAGTGGCAGGCCCATATGAGGTCCAGATAGGCCACTACACTCTCTCTAGTTACGTTTACACCTTTCTCTTTGACTGCACGTGAGTCGTGGCAGACCCACATGGAGGTCTAGGTGGGCCACGGCACATACTAACTCGCTAAGCCGGTCCATTCAGACCCCCAACCCCTGTACCGCAATCTCTTGTGTTCATCTTCAGCAATCAGCATCGCGCCGCAGCAGGTCGACCTCGTCCTAACGCCTACTCTCACGCGCCTCCTCCAAACCCTCACACTAGCCATAGGCCGTTGCAGTAGCCACCGACCACATGCGGACATGCCACTGCGCCACGCGGCAAGCCAGCGATCCGCCCACTGCCCAGCCACAGCGCACCGGTGGCTCCGGCTCCCAGCGGCCAGCGCCTGTGGGCCACGTGGCTGCCTCCCCATGACGCCGTCGCGCCCGATTTAGAGCAGCAGAGCAGGTCGAGTGCCTCCTTCAGCACGTCTGCGAGCAGTGAATCAGTGATTCGATGAATAATGATCCGATCACCAGTGTGTTCGATAGGACCATCACTGAAAGTTTCATAGGAAAAAGGCATCAAACAACTAGTTGTGGTCTAGTTTTTTTCCGAGACCAATCGATAAATAACTGAAGCACTAGTTGTGCACAGATGCAAGGCCAACAAGCATACAGATAAAGGAGCTCTCAGAATGACTGAAATATGACAAGCACAGACGAAATCAAGAAGAAAAGAAAACATTGTATTGCAATCTTTATGTCTATTTTATAATATGTTCGAAATTTTTATACTCTAATGTATGCAACATTCATGCGTATTGGATAAAATTATACTTGAAAATTTGTTGGACACACCCTATATAAAAATCCTATGTCCGCCACTGCACGTGAGTGAGGATGTTAAAGTGTATAAGTAGATTGACTATATTTTTCTATTAGCTTATGTTTTTAGGTTGAATTGGTAAGTGCATCTACTCTAGCATGTTACACATTTCACTAAAAGAAGAAGCAGTGTGACCACACGTCAAAGCATTCAAAACATGTAAATCAAAGAAGAAATGTGGTTTAGTTGTTAGCTTTTCACTTCCTGCAGTCTAAAAGTAGGGTACCTTTTCTCCGATGGCATCTTGAATTAGGAATGTATCCCCTGCCATCCTCTCAACCACTTGCCCAGTGCTCATTTCCATGTCAAAGAATGCAATATCCTGTCTTAGAATTGCCTTGAGATACAAGGCTCTGATTCGTGCTGCTTGTCTTTCTCCGGTAATTATCCAACATGATACCTCTAGCAAAATATTAAGTTAATTAATTGACATAGGTTTGTTTCTAGTAATATCCattaggtcccgtttgtttcctttcattttgagaaattagaatcttactaatggaatagtCTATTTTTTATAATGTGgcgttccaccactttccaaagttatcatataagactatctcaaattcatggggtgagagatggaaattgattctatagatttacatgctatttttcagatgcacaacttatagcacactcttttacttgcttcgctataacataaatgtagtatataactatctctttcatatgatttagtataatatacaaatatattacatatataaatatatgaacttaattaattttgtctaaattataattattaaaatggaattcaattccaacgaaacaaacggggccttactGAAAAAGATATTCGGGAAAACAAGTCTTCTCTATAAGTAATCATTTCCTATATAGTTGGTAAATTCTGAAACCAAATGATGATTTCTGCCTAGTAATGGTTATGACAAATTCTAGATAGGAAATAATCCACTTACGAAATGTTGAAGCAAGCCCGGCTCCAATGGCAAGATAAACGAAGTTCATTATCACCTGGGAATAGGAAACATGGCATTGTTTAGTAAGAAAAAGAAAACAAAGTCACTTACCTTAATAAAACAATCACTAACCTAGACATTTATATTATTTCTAGATGACCAAGCCTAATTAATTTATTATTAGCAAACATTTATTGTAGCATTATATGGACGAATCATGGACTAATTAGTCTTAATAAGTGTGTCTTATCTTTAGTCTTTATCTGTGTAGTTAGTTTTATAACCCAATTGTATTTAATGTTTCTAACTAGTACCAAACATTCGACATGATAGAGACTAAAGATTAGTTAGGATCCAAATACCCCCTTACTCCTGTCTCAGCTCTCTGGCTCTCTGGCCTGCGTAGCGACCCTacttagaccaactccagcagcaTCCGACAGCGCATCCGTATTATGCCTTCCATCGAATATGGACCTCACTGGTATGCGGTGTGTGCTTTCCAGCAGCATCTGTATCACTCCGTGTATTCAAGCTCTCTCTCTCGTGGACTGATGCCTGATTGTTTCCTTCCCGCGAAAACTGTGCATCTACAACACCTCTGGTGGAGCACGGTCGTTGAGCTAGGGAGAAGAGAAGAGAGAGAACATGGATGACAACGGAGTGGAAGTAGGCGCCCCATTTTGCATGGCGACAAACGGAGCCTGCTGGACACAGGAACAATATGTTTGGGCGTGCATTTTACAGATACAGAGTCATTTAGGAggtctgctggagttggtcttaaTCCTTCTCCCTCGCACGACGCCCTCGCCTCTCCACGACGTGGTGCCCCTCTCTCCCCATGCGGCAGCGCACCTCCCTCTCATCTGCACGGTGGTGGGCTAGATGCAGTGGATCAAAAAGTCCAAATGTGGCGGTGGTCAGGCTGCGGCGGATGCTACAAGGGCTGCGGCGACAAGGACAATGGTGGATCCAGCGCGCCTCCTCTCCTCCACTCCACCCTCTCTCACTCCAAATCCTGCGGCGATAGACCCGCGCCCTGCTAGGGGTGGGGTGGGGGCGAGCTCCGACGTTTTTTTATTGATTGGCTCTTTCTTCGAGTACAAGATATAGTATCTGAACTCACACGCACACACACGCATACCTACCCTATCGGTTAGAACTACAACCTATACCTAAAGGTATACATAGGTGCAGCTACCAAAGGTGGTATCCAGCAATGACAGACACGTTTCTTTGACCATTGTGGCACATTTGCGTAAGAAGGCAACACACAAAATTATTAACGGGGGAAAACCTCAGCGGGACACCTGAGTTGCTCCCTACACATGCATAGCTCCAACGTTTTTTATCGTGCACATATTTTTCCTGGCCTTTGTTAGTCCTTATTCGATTAGTGGATTGGATGGAATTCAAAAAATGAAGGATTTTGATTTACTTGGGAGTTAATATCACTCAATCCAGTACAATCCATATCGATTAAACATAAAACGGATAGGCGCTTAGTTGTTACGACCCGTTTAGTTAGAGTGACTAATCTTTAGTCTCTGGTTTTTAGTCCCGTTTAGTCCTTACTTTACCAAACGGAAGGACTAAAGTAGAGACTAAAGGGCTAAATGGAACTAAAGTACAACATTTACTCCAATTACCCTTGCTTAGAAAACTGACGTCATACATAAGAAACAAGAAGAGGGGCATTTCGGTCTTTATGTCTTGCAATTAATGTATTTTGAATTTGTTTAGTCCCTCCAACCAAACACATtaggaactaaagtttagtctctaaACTAAAATTTAGTCCTATGACCAATGGAACCAAACTGGGTCTTAATCTTTTTTTCACGTAATATTGTGTCTTCTTGATCGTGAGTGTAACATGTGTTGTCTCCGTAATTGTATTAGCCTATTATTGTAGTGGTCCACAATTTGGTAACGTGTTATGTACATGTAATCCGTGGATCACAATTCATAAGGTTAGACCACGTCCAGCAGTTTATCCATAGTTTACCCAAAACACTGTTTTTTGTATCGTTCTACACCATATACTACATTGTTCACaaagtggagtttgaatatggaTATACGGACAGTTAAGCTCCTGGAGATAGTCTTAGTCAATTGCTATAGAACCTGTATAGCATAAAGTCAAGTCATAGTCAGCATGACGTGTTCATCACATGACTTGTTTATCGATTTTCTTGGTTAGcatgattgaaagggaaatgtgcctttgggccatttctaagtattttggtgattaagtgccaacacaagtacttaaatgtgaatctatgcccatggatgaacaaagttcaAATCACaactaaaggtatgtttctaagccttagcacattggttttgtgtactaatatatttgtctaagtgttagaaacagagagaagaagaaatgaagaatgttggctgtgtacagccaacaggatgttttggtctggggcaccggactgtccggtggtgcaccggacagtgtccggtgcgccaggctgcctcgacccgtagacgccgctctcgggaatttgccgacggcgtacggctaaaattcactggactgtccggtgtgcaccggactgtccggtgagccaacggtcggccgagccaacggtcggccgcggaatctgcgcgcgacacgtggcctggccaacggtcgggagggggcaccggactgtccggtgtgcaccggactgtccggtgcgccagatctgcaacggtcggcaacggtcgactggactgtttaaggaaagaaatcgggcaccggacagtgtccggtgtgcaccggactgtccggtgcgcccgacgacagaaggcaaggatggccttccagatttgttctcaacggctcctagctgccttggggctataaaagggacccctaggcgcatggaggagtacaccaagcattccttgagcactcttgatcactcacacatcaatcttgcgcacctgttcgacattctagtgatttgagctccgttctagtgtgctagtctcttgagctcaagtctgggtcttgtgtgtgtgtattcgctgtgatctttgtgtcgtgtgtgagttgctaatccctcccttgctctgtgactctctgtgaacatcttttgtaagggcgagaggctccaagttgtggagattcctcgcaaacgggattgagaaaagaaaagcaagaacaccgtggtattcaagttgatcattggatcacttgagaggagttgagtgcaactctcgtccgttgggacgccacaacgtggagtaggcaagttttgtacttggccgaaccacgggataaccactgtgtcatctctgggattgaattcttgtggttattgtgttttgactcctctctagccacttggcataaactgtgctaacgcttaatcaaagttttgtggctataagtttaagtttctacaggatcacctattcaccccccctctaggtgctctcaattggtatcggagccgttctcttcaagaaagggactaaccgcccgaagagatggatcctaaggggaag
This genomic window contains:
- the LOC103651638 gene encoding ABC transporter B family member 11 isoform X1 translates to MTGDDRRERTEASAGGRDDDAGDGGGGGSAGREISSKPAVVGRVPLYRLFAFADRTDAVLMAVGAVAAVANGMAQPLMTFIFGDVIDAFGSSASPDDVLHRVVKVIMNFVYLAIGAGLASTFQVSCWIITGERQAARIRALYLKAILRQDIAFFDMEMSTGQVVERMAGDTFLIQDAIGEKVGKSIQLLSTFIGGFIIAFVKGWLLALVMLSSIPPIAIAGAIVSRLMTRLSTRMQAKYGDAGNVVEQMLGAIRTVVSFNGEKQAIRTYNKFIRKAYESALQEGAVNGLGLGSVMAVLFCSYGLAVWYGSRLIVERGYNGGMVISVIMAVMIGAMSLGQATPSVTAFAEGQGAAYRMFKTIERKPDIDIYDTTGVILEDIKGDIELKDVYFSYPTRSEHLVFDGFSLQVPNGTTMALVGESGSGKSTVISLVERFYDPRAGQVLIDGVDIRRMHLGWIRGKIGLVSQEPVLFSTTIRENIAYGMENSTLEEIKRATELANAAKFIDKLPNGLDTLVGERGTQLSGGQKQRIAIARAIVKNPRILLLDEATSALDMESERVVQEALNRVMLERTTIIVAHRLSTVKNADVISVLQHGKVVEQGSHVELMKKIPEGAYSQLIHLQETRQGAEFSSVDPDIVLTNGIGSRSINSKPRSQSISRRSTSKGSSSFGHSGRHSFPAPLGLPDPMELNGSPDVEETVDKTSRAPKKAPLGRLLYLNKPEALVLALGSITAAMHGVIFPIYGTLISTAIKVFYEPPAELLKDSRFWASMFVALGACAFVLIPVEYFLFGLAGGKLVERVRSLTFQSLMRQEISWFDEPEHSSGSIGARLSTDAMNVKRLVGDNLALNVQTLSTVISGFTIATVANWKLALIITVVVPFVGFQGYAQMKFLKGLNRNAKLKYEEASQVATDAVGGIRTVASFSGEKKAVDAYERKCESPIKQGIREGVVGGLGFGFSFLAFYLTYALCFYVGAKFVEQGTATFPQVFRVFFVLVLATSGISRTSAVGADSTKANDAAASVLEILDRKSKIDYSCEEGITIAGVSVRGEIDFQNVCFKYPLRPNVQIFKDLSLSIPSGKTVALVGESGSGKSTAIALLERFYDPDSGKVLFDGVELRALRVSWLRQQVGLVSQEPVLFNDTIRANIAYGKQGEASEEEIVAAAGAANAHQFVSALPDGYSTLVGERGIQLSGGQKQRVAIARAVVKDPKVLLLDEATSALDAESERVVQEALDQAVVGRTTVVVAHRLSTVRGADVIAVLKNGAVAEKGRHEDLMRVKGGTYASLVELSSTSS